A stretch of the Deltaproteobacteria bacterium genome encodes the following:
- the pnp gene encoding polyribonucleotide nucleotidyltransferase, which produces MFNIQSVSAQLGNKTIHIETGKLAKQAGGSVTVRCGDTIVLVTAVVATKARVGIDFFPLTVDYVEKTYAAGKIPGGFFKREGRPTEKEVLTSRFIDRPIRPLFPDHFQNDVQVTALVLSADPENDPDVLAMVGASAALMLTGAPFQGPIAGCRIGRINGDWVLNPSAAQLEKSELEMIVAATKDAIVMVEGGGDEVSEEVMIEAILKAHQAMQPLLQVQVELASRAAKAKMEVVLPEVNQPLIDQVKQLAEQKLAVAIRIPEKQKRYQSMDEVKAETIKAIVTEGAEDEETKKAEVKAVFEDLKRTLVREMILKDNLRVDGRNLQQIRPIICEAGLLPRAHGSALFTRGETQAIVATTLGTEDDLQIIDTLMFNGHKNFMLHYNFPPFSVGEVRNMRSPGRREIGHGALAERAIRKVMPKGDFPYTIRIVAEILESNGSSSMATVCGASLSLMDAGIQIKAPVAGIAMGLIQEEGKTAILSDILGDEDHLGDMDFKVAGTTQGITAIQMDIKIQGLTHDLLKQALEQARVGRLHILSKMDEALTTHRKELSPYAPRVETLKIPKDRIREVIGTGGKVIRWIIEETGAKIDVNDEGLINIYSSDGEALAKAKQIIQFIVADPEEGKTYLGRVQKIMDFGAFVEILPGTDGLVHISQLADRRVERVTDILKEGDEVVVKCIGIDRDGKIKLSLKEAVGLVADIVPIRMPR; this is translated from the coding sequence ATGTTTAATATTCAAAGTGTTTCTGCTCAACTCGGAAATAAAACCATCCACATTGAAACCGGAAAACTTGCCAAGCAGGCAGGGGGCTCAGTGACGGTTCGTTGTGGAGATACCATTGTTCTAGTCACCGCTGTGGTGGCCACAAAAGCCCGTGTGGGAATCGATTTTTTCCCTCTCACTGTCGATTATGTTGAAAAAACCTATGCTGCTGGAAAAATCCCCGGCGGATTTTTTAAGCGTGAAGGTCGGCCTACCGAAAAAGAAGTCCTTACTTCCCGTTTTATCGATAGACCCATTCGGCCTCTGTTTCCAGATCATTTCCAAAATGATGTTCAAGTGACGGCCCTCGTTTTATCGGCCGATCCGGAAAATGATCCTGATGTTTTGGCCATGGTGGGTGCCTCTGCAGCTCTCATGCTGACGGGAGCTCCTTTTCAGGGGCCTATTGCCGGATGTCGCATTGGCCGCATTAATGGCGATTGGGTTTTAAATCCCAGCGCTGCGCAACTCGAAAAGTCTGAGCTTGAAATGATTGTAGCGGCTACGAAAGATGCCATTGTGATGGTGGAAGGTGGCGGAGATGAAGTGAGCGAAGAAGTGATGATCGAGGCTATCCTGAAAGCCCATCAAGCCATGCAGCCTTTGCTGCAAGTTCAAGTGGAACTGGCTTCCAGAGCCGCAAAAGCCAAGATGGAAGTGGTGCTTCCCGAAGTAAATCAGCCTTTAATTGATCAAGTCAAACAACTTGCCGAACAAAAACTGGCTGTGGCGATTCGTATTCCTGAAAAACAAAAACGCTATCAATCGATGGATGAAGTAAAAGCTGAAACGATCAAAGCCATTGTCACCGAAGGGGCTGAAGACGAAGAGACCAAAAAAGCCGAAGTAAAGGCTGTTTTTGAAGACTTAAAACGTACTCTGGTTCGAGAAATGATTTTAAAAGATAATCTTCGAGTAGATGGGAGAAATCTTCAACAGATTCGTCCCATTATCTGTGAGGCCGGCCTGCTTCCCCGTGCCCATGGATCCGCCTTGTTTACCCGAGGTGAAACTCAAGCAATTGTGGCCACTACCTTGGGAACCGAAGACGATCTGCAAATTATTGATACCTTGATGTTTAATGGGCATAAAAACTTCATGCTGCATTATAATTTTCCTCCTTTTTCAGTGGGTGAGGTGAGAAATATGCGTTCGCCCGGACGACGCGAAATTGGCCATGGTGCCCTGGCAGAACGCGCGATTCGAAAGGTGATGCCAAAAGGAGACTTTCCTTATACAATTCGTATTGTTGCAGAGATTTTAGAATCCAATGGTTCCAGCTCAATGGCTACGGTTTGCGGCGCGTCTCTTTCTTTGATGGATGCGGGAATTCAAATCAAGGCCCCGGTGGCCGGCATTGCGATGGGACTAATTCAAGAAGAAGGCAAGACCGCTATTTTGTCCGATATCTTGGGAGACGAAGACCATTTGGGAGATATGGATTTTAAAGTGGCAGGGACTACCCAGGGAATTACTGCCATTCAGATGGATATCAAAATTCAGGGCCTCACCCATGACTTGTTGAAACAAGCCTTGGAACAGGCGCGGGTAGGGCGTTTGCATATTTTAAGTAAAATGGATGAGGCCTTAACGACCCATCGAAAAGAGCTTTCCCCTTATGCCCCCCGTGTGGAAACCCTAAAAATTCCCAAAGACAGAATTCGAGAAGTAATTGGCACGGGTGGAAAGGTCATCCGATGGATTATTGAAGAAACCGGCGCAAAAATTGATGTGAATGATGAGGGCTTAATCAATATCTATTCCAGCGATGGTGAGGCCTTGGCCAAGGCCAAACAAATCATTCAATTCATCGTGGCCGATCCTGAAGAAGGAAAGACCTACCTGGGGCGCGTGCAAAAAATCATGGATTTTGGCGCCTTTGTCGAAATCCTTCCGGGGACCGATGGATTGGTGCATATTTCTCAACTCGCAGATCGCCGTGTAGAACGCGTGACCGATATTTTAAAAGAGGGCGATGAAGTGGTGGTGAAATGTATTGGGATTGATCGGGATGGGAAAATTAAGCTTTCGCTGAAAGAAGCGGTGGGATTGGTAGCAGATATTGTTCCTATTCGGATGCCAAGGTAG
- the dut gene encoding dUTP diphosphatase, producing the protein MIQIPLQHLKPELSQQMPKYMTAGSAGMDLCAAIENPVVLKPFERKLISTGLAIALPPGYEAQIRPRSGLAIKKGITCLNSPGTIDSDYRGEIGVILINLGSEEVLIEKGERIAQMIISRYEQIGWQEVAELPSSERGSGGFGSTGTRS; encoded by the coding sequence ATGATTCAAATCCCTCTCCAACATCTAAAGCCCGAATTGTCTCAGCAAATGCCGAAGTACATGACTGCAGGGTCAGCAGGAATGGACCTTTGCGCGGCCATAGAAAATCCTGTCGTCTTAAAACCTTTTGAGAGAAAACTCATTTCCACCGGTTTGGCGATTGCACTCCCTCCAGGCTACGAGGCCCAGATTCGGCCTCGCAGTGGTTTGGCCATTAAGAAAGGTATTACCTGCCTCAATTCTCCAGGCACCATTGATAGCGATTATCGCGGTGAAATTGGTGTGATCTTGATTAATTTAGGGTCTGAAGAAGTGTTGATTGAAAAAGGCGAGCGCATCGCCCAGATGATTATTTCTCGTTATGAACAAATTGGGTGGCAGGAAGTGGCCGAATTGCCTAGCTCTGAGCGGGGGAGTGGGGGCTTCGGTTCGACTGGAACTCGTTCATAA
- a CDS encoding fumarate hydratase, with protein MENLKENLLELIRKTSAELPADVMRALESGQQKEMQGSPSQHAMDNIQKNIQLALEKSKPLCHDTGSILFYVEAPRGFDQLVFEQEAKKAVIVATKKGYLRQNSVDSITGQISENNTGPGNPSFHFHQNTRKDFTVRLLLKGGACENVGAQYSLPCEALKADRDLEGVKKCILNAVSQAQGKGCSPGVLGVTIGGDRSTAYAGSKEQFLRPITDVNLNPTLARLEEEIVKEANKLGIGPMGFGGETTLLACKISALNRVPASFFVTISYMCWAFRRQGFVLSMEGEIKKWLY; from the coding sequence ATGGAAAACCTTAAAGAAAACCTCCTGGAACTCATTCGAAAAACCTCCGCCGAACTTCCCGCTGATGTTATGCGAGCTCTGGAGTCGGGGCAGCAAAAGGAAATGCAGGGCAGTCCCAGTCAACATGCCATGGATAATATCCAAAAGAATATCCAATTGGCCCTGGAAAAATCCAAACCCCTTTGTCACGACACAGGATCCATTCTTTTTTATGTTGAGGCCCCTCGCGGTTTTGATCAGTTGGTTTTTGAGCAGGAAGCCAAGAAAGCGGTGATTGTGGCCACCAAAAAAGGTTATCTTCGGCAAAATTCCGTCGATTCTATCACGGGTCAAATTTCAGAAAATAACACAGGGCCTGGAAATCCCAGTTTTCACTTTCATCAGAATACCCGAAAAGATTTTACGGTGAGGCTACTTCTTAAAGGGGGTGCTTGTGAGAATGTGGGAGCCCAGTATTCTTTGCCTTGTGAGGCCCTTAAGGCAGACCGTGATTTGGAAGGCGTGAAAAAATGTATTTTGAATGCGGTGTCGCAGGCTCAAGGAAAAGGTTGCAGTCCTGGAGTTTTGGGGGTGACTATCGGTGGAGATAGATCCACTGCCTATGCAGGGTCAAAGGAACAATTTTTACGGCCTATCACCGATGTGAATTTGAATCCAACCTTAGCACGGCTTGAAGAAGAAATCGTTAAAGAAGCCAACAAGCTGGGCATAGGTCCTATGGGCTTTGGCGGGGAAACTACTTTATTGGCTTGCAAAATTAGCGCACTCAATCGGGTTCCGGCCTCCTTTTTTGTGACCATTTCCTATATGTGCTGGGCCTTTCGTCGTCAGGGATTTGTACTTTCGATGGAAGGTGAAATCAAGAAGTGGTTGTATTAG
- a CDS encoding thioredoxin domain-containing protein, with amino-acid sequence MKTKHLLILLILILAGLAVSGYLTVRHFDILKEGFEHKSICNINGKFDCDSVIISTYSKLGPFPVSGLGLLFYIYALLAMAYAFINREESAATLTFPLLGTYPALGFSIYLGLVSSYIIKSYCLFCVSLYFITFLFFIFIHLFFPKQPTRLNFLKDFFQIGNTKQRETLRSSFFGHLAFLLIFFLITLAALYANEKKYTEDLEDFDHQAFLDFHYIEPQYTFDIQNHASWGNPDAPIKIVEFSDFECPHCKRAAATLKPYLRQYLKKIQFIYMSYPLDKSCNPYMQRDLHQNACTAAMAAYCAQDQNKFWEMHDKIFEEQTRLSSERFPEFAKGLGLDENKFNQCLKSNEHLDTVKKDIEMGNQAQVNGTPGVFVNGRKLEDWLNPIKINLLIEEELKRSEK; translated from the coding sequence ATGAAAACAAAACATCTTTTAATCCTGCTCATCCTCATCCTTGCCGGCCTTGCGGTATCCGGGTACCTGACCGTACGACATTTTGATATCTTAAAGGAAGGGTTTGAACATAAAAGTATTTGCAATATCAACGGCAAATTTGATTGCGATAGCGTCATCATCAGCACTTATTCCAAGCTGGGCCCTTTCCCAGTAAGCGGCCTTGGCCTTCTTTTTTATATCTATGCCCTCCTCGCTATGGCTTATGCCTTTATCAATCGCGAAGAAAGTGCAGCGACGCTTACCTTCCCCTTACTGGGGACTTACCCTGCCCTGGGTTTTTCAATTTATCTGGGATTAGTCTCTTCTTATATCATAAAAAGTTACTGCCTCTTTTGTGTTTCACTGTACTTTATAACTTTTTTGTTTTTTATTTTCATCCATCTTTTCTTTCCAAAACAACCCACACGCCTTAATTTTTTGAAAGATTTTTTTCAAATCGGTAACACGAAACAAAGAGAAACTTTGCGCTCTTCTTTTTTCGGACATTTGGCCTTCTTACTCATTTTCTTTCTCATCACCTTGGCAGCACTCTATGCCAATGAAAAAAAATATACAGAGGATTTGGAAGACTTTGATCACCAGGCCTTCCTGGATTTTCACTACATTGAACCTCAGTACACTTTCGATATCCAAAACCACGCCTCCTGGGGAAATCCGGATGCCCCTATTAAGATTGTGGAATTCAGTGATTTCGAATGCCCTCATTGTAAAAGGGCTGCTGCCACACTTAAACCTTACTTGAGGCAGTATCTGAAAAAAATTCAGTTCATCTACATGAGCTATCCCCTCGATAAAAGCTGCAACCCATACATGCAGCGCGATCTGCATCAAAATGCCTGCACTGCCGCCATGGCGGCTTATTGCGCCCAAGACCAAAACAAATTCTGGGAAATGCATGACAAGATTTTCGAAGAACAAACCCGCTTGAGTTCCGAACGATTCCCAGAATTCGCCAAAGGACTAGGCTTGGATGAAAATAAGTTCAATCAATGCCTGAAATCGAATGAACATTTGGATACAGTTAAAAAGGACATCGAAATGGGAAACCAAGCTCAGGTGAATGGTACCCCGGGGGTATTTGTAAATGGAAGGAAGCTCGAGGATTGGCTGAATCCCATCAAAATCAATCTGTTGATTGAGGAAGAATTGAAGAGGAGTGAAAAGTGA